Proteins from a single region of Gemmatimonadales bacterium:
- a CDS encoding zinc-dependent metalloprotease, with the protein MSLSVVTVACASNKGAVTSPSPANAKSAGKPAATKSFAELTKSSAKYAGLFTIYQDTVTGALQMAVKKDQIGKEFIYWSVTDEGALPAGSFRGAFGPNEIFAVRKNFNKIEFVTQNTNFYFNPASPLSRAADANISPGLLASIEIAATDTATGEYLIKADDLFLTETLRQVKPSPRPGAPPGATFTLGNLSKEKTHVVSVKSYPLNTDVVVEYVYVNPAPTNSGGPAITDPRNVSLTIQHTFIEMPVNDFQSRYADPRVGYFTDQVTDLTSTSITPWRDPVHRWNLVKKDPSAAMSDPVEPITWWIENTTPVELRPAIREGVLAWNKAFETAGFTNAVVVKEQPDTATWEAGDLRYNVLRWTASPNPPFGGYGPSFVNPRTGQILGADIMLEFIVVTNRMQQAELFEYAGQALTLPTDDADQHSCSAQTYLQQQAAFGAAALQALGATDAEMDAYVHDAVVSLVLHEVGHTMGLNHNMKASQMLSPAQLQDSALVVARGVSGSVMDYHAVNVPPPGGKRAPVFDTKTGPYDDWAIEFGYRPALSDPAAEAARTTALLNRSTEPQLAFGNDADDMRSPARGIDPRVMVGDLSNDALTWAEGRMALIDTLLLGLDQRYPQRGENYATLRAAYLRATGEKGNAAVVTSRYIGGVYVSRGVDGQPDAGLPFTPVPLAEQQRAMRLLRTEFFAPDAWNASPELLAELQQPRRGFSGPGEPTIHARVLTMQKNVLSFLLAPETQARLTDSRLYGNQYPAAGMMSDLTDAVFAADARGNVNTFRQNLQLEYVDQVAAMIKGASAKKYDHVSQSAAIASLKKIQALAASPTGDAETRAHRQHLSLAVSQALDPKS; encoded by the coding sequence GTGTCCCTGAGCGTGGTGACGGTGGCGTGCGCCTCCAACAAGGGTGCTGTCACCAGCCCAAGCCCGGCGAACGCCAAGAGCGCCGGCAAACCGGCGGCCACCAAGAGCTTCGCCGAACTGACCAAGAGCTCCGCAAAGTACGCCGGCCTCTTCACCATCTACCAGGACACCGTGACCGGCGCCCTCCAGATGGCTGTCAAGAAGGACCAGATCGGGAAGGAATTCATCTATTGGTCGGTGACCGACGAGGGGGCCCTTCCGGCCGGCAGCTTTCGGGGCGCCTTCGGCCCGAACGAGATCTTTGCCGTCCGGAAGAACTTCAACAAGATCGAGTTCGTCACCCAGAACACCAACTTCTACTTCAACCCCGCCAGCCCGCTCAGCCGGGCCGCTGACGCAAACATCAGCCCGGGGCTGCTCGCCTCCATCGAGATTGCCGCCACGGATACGGCCACGGGGGAGTACCTGATCAAGGCCGACGACCTGTTCCTGACCGAGACCCTGCGGCAGGTCAAGCCGAGCCCGAGGCCCGGCGCCCCTCCCGGCGCCACCTTCACGCTCGGCAACCTGAGCAAGGAGAAGACGCACGTCGTCTCGGTCAAGTCGTATCCGCTCAACACTGACGTCGTGGTGGAGTATGTCTACGTGAACCCGGCGCCGACCAACAGCGGTGGCCCGGCAATCACGGATCCGCGCAATGTCAGCCTGACGATCCAGCACACCTTCATCGAGATGCCGGTCAACGACTTCCAGTCGCGGTACGCCGACCCCCGGGTGGGCTACTTCACCGACCAGGTGACGGACCTGACGTCCACGAGCATCACCCCCTGGCGTGACCCGGTGCACCGGTGGAACCTGGTGAAGAAGGATCCGTCGGCCGCGATGTCCGACCCGGTCGAGCCGATCACCTGGTGGATCGAGAACACGACCCCGGTGGAGCTGCGGCCGGCCATCCGCGAGGGCGTCCTGGCCTGGAACAAGGCCTTCGAGACCGCCGGCTTTACCAACGCGGTGGTGGTGAAGGAACAGCCCGATACCGCCACGTGGGAGGCGGGCGACCTGCGGTACAACGTCCTGCGCTGGACAGCCTCCCCGAACCCGCCGTTCGGCGGCTACGGGCCCAGCTTCGTGAACCCGCGCACCGGCCAGATCCTTGGGGCCGACATCATGCTGGAGTTCATCGTCGTGACCAACCGGATGCAGCAGGCGGAGTTGTTCGAGTACGCCGGGCAGGCGCTGACCCTGCCGACGGATGACGCCGACCAGCACAGCTGCAGCGCGCAGACCTACCTGCAGCAGCAGGCCGCCTTCGGGGCTGCGGCGCTCCAGGCGCTCGGGGCGACCGACGCGGAAATGGACGCGTACGTCCACGACGCCGTCGTGAGCCTGGTGCTCCACGAGGTGGGGCACACCATGGGGCTGAACCACAACATGAAGGCCAGCCAGATGCTCTCGCCGGCGCAGCTGCAGGACTCCGCGCTGGTGGTGGCCCGTGGGGTGTCGGGATCGGTCATGGACTATCACGCCGTCAACGTGCCGCCGCCGGGCGGCAAGCGTGCGCCGGTCTTCGACACGAAGACAGGACCCTATGACGACTGGGCCATTGAATTCGGCTACCGCCCGGCCCTGTCCGACCCGGCCGCGGAAGCCGCCCGGACGACGGCCCTCCTCAATCGCTCCACCGAGCCGCAACTGGCATTCGGGAACGATGCCGACGACATGCGGTCCCCGGCCAGGGGCATCGACCCGCGTGTCATGGTGGGCGATTTGAGCAATGACGCCCTCACCTGGGCCGAAGGCCGGATGGCGCTGATCGATACGCTGCTGCTGGGGCTGGACCAACGGTACCCGCAACGCGGTGAGAACTACGCCACATTGCGCGCCGCTTACCTCCGGGCGACCGGGGAGAAGGGGAACGCCGCCGTGGTGACCTCGCGGTATATCGGCGGGGTCTACGTGAGCCGCGGTGTGGACGGGCAGCCGGATGCCGGCCTGCCGTTCACGCCGGTGCCGCTGGCGGAGCAGCAGCGCGCGATGCGCCTGCTGCGGACGGAGTTCTTCGCGCCGGACGCCTGGAACGCGTCCCCGGAGCTGCTGGCGGAGCTGCAGCAGCCCCGGCGGGGGTTCAGCGGTCCCGGTGAGCCGACCATCCATGCGCGGGTGCTCACCATGCAGAAAAACGTGCTGTCGTTCCTGCTGGCTCCGGAGACCCAGGCCCGACTGACCGACTCGCGTCTCTACGGGAACCAGTACCCTGCGGCCGGGATGATGTCGGACCTGACCGACGCGGTCTTCGCGGCGGACGCCCGGGGGAACGTCAATACCTTCCGGCAAAACCTCCAGCTGGAGTATGTCGACCAGGTCGCCGCCATGATCAAGGGCGCCTCGGCCAAGAAGTACGACCACGTGTCACAGTCGGCGGCCATCGCGAGCCTGAAGAAGATCCAGGCCCTGGCGGCCAGCCCGACCGGGGATGCCGAGACCCGGGCGCACCGCCAGCATCTGTCGCTGGCGGTGAGCCAGGCGCTCGACCCGAAGTCGTGA
- a CDS encoding zinc ribbon domain-containing protein: MWVEIAAAALVGLSLLWLVFEPLFTAHGARPADIINVDALEDLEDTRSGVALAALKEIEFDRETGKLSDNDYDFLKQKYTVEALSAFRAEDQGSPAADIEAQVAARVATLRDDGRTAVACGACGAHAGPGSRFCPECGKPLGGPAACPKCGTDLPSGSRFCAACGGRVAA; this comes from the coding sequence ATGTGGGTTGAAATCGCGGCCGCGGCCCTGGTTGGCCTCTCCCTGCTCTGGCTGGTCTTCGAACCGCTCTTCACCGCGCACGGAGCACGGCCCGCGGACATCATCAACGTCGACGCCCTCGAGGACCTGGAAGACACGCGCAGCGGTGTGGCGCTCGCAGCGCTGAAGGAGATCGAGTTCGACCGGGAGACCGGAAAGCTGAGCGACAACGACTACGATTTTCTGAAGCAGAAGTACACAGTGGAGGCCCTCTCGGCGTTCCGCGCTGAGGATCAGGGCTCCCCCGCCGCCGACATCGAGGCCCAAGTCGCCGCCCGGGTGGCCACGCTGCGCGACGACGGCCGCACCGCGGTCGCGTGCGGCGCGTGTGGCGCGCATGCCGGGCCAGGCTCCCGGTTCTGTCCCGAATGCGGCAAGCCCCTCGGGGGGCCGGCCGCCTGCCCCAAGTGCGGGACCGACCTCCCCAGCGGGAGCCGCTTCTGCGCGGCCTGCGGCGGCCGGGTCGCGGCCTGA
- a CDS encoding cytochrome c-type biogenesis protein CcmH: MTERRAFLRQFALGGLALAGAGTLRAQDPAQGTSGGADAGRLYNPNAVQQRAPTVGADNDAQIMELEKTLKCQCGCNLDIYTCRTTDFTCTTSPALHREIVALWNDNRTADQIREAFVSEYGEQALMAPKVEGFNLAGYFVPGILMLAGIAILSMWILRRQRQVAAVPSLAATEAIDIAAVAGATPEELERLRRALDEVKD; this comes from the coding sequence ATGACTGAGCGCCGCGCCTTCCTGCGACAGTTTGCCCTTGGTGGGCTGGCATTGGCCGGGGCCGGGACACTGCGTGCGCAGGACCCGGCGCAGGGGACCTCGGGTGGCGCGGACGCCGGGCGGCTCTACAATCCCAACGCGGTGCAGCAGCGCGCTCCGACGGTCGGCGCCGACAACGACGCCCAGATCATGGAGCTCGAGAAGACCCTCAAGTGCCAGTGCGGCTGCAACCTCGACATCTACACCTGCCGGACCACCGACTTTACCTGCACGACGTCTCCGGCGCTGCATCGCGAGATCGTCGCGCTCTGGAATGACAACCGGACGGCGGACCAGATCCGCGAGGCGTTCGTCAGTGAGTACGGCGAACAGGCGCTGATGGCTCCCAAGGTGGAAGGGTTCAACCTGGCCGGGTACTTCGTCCCCGGCATCCTGATGCTGGCCGGCATTGCCATCCTTTCGATGTGGATCCTGCGGCGTCAGCGGCAGGTCGCGGCTGTGCCTTCCCTGGCGGCCACGGAGGCCATCGATATTGCCGCGGTGGCGGGCGCCACGCCCGAGGAGCTTGAGCGACTCCGGCGCGCGCTCGATGAGGTCAAAGACTGA
- a CDS encoding heme lyase CcmF/NrfE family subunit — MWVALLIGVFGAVLSFSGKWQDRPDLERTVIRSSYALAAALLVASLSLWKGLFAHDFNIEYVASYTSRNLPTYYIVSAFWAGQKGSLLFWAVVLACFSAVAQWITSRRYADLLPYVAGVTNIVVAFFVTVMLFAANPFARLAFIPEDGRGLNPQLQNIGMVMHPPMLYLGYISVTIPFAFAIAALLRRRLDSGWIVAIRKWTLVSWVFLSIGIVLGMWWAYVELGWGGYWAWDPVENASFLPWLTMTAFLHSVMIQEKRGMLKRWNLSLIVATFLLSIFGTFITRSGVIASVHSFTQSNVGYFFLAFLLVAGVLSFTMLYTRWDELEPDAKLESMLSREAAFLFNNLALVGIAFSVLWGTLFPILSEAVRGSKITVGPPFFNRVNVPLGLFLLALTGIGPLIAWRKATARNLQRQFVLPVSFGLLVTLALVIDGMRDLYPIMTIGLGAFVLGTVVQEFYRGIRARRRMHGESIPGAFFNLIARNRRRYGGYIVHVGILLMFIAFTGMAFRVDQEATLKPGESIEMRSPYGGTYKLTHLGVSQYNALNRVVSAATVQVDYNGKSLGVMKSEKRQHVDSFGRPTFEPSTEVGIRSDLKEDLYIVYAGSVNGTEEAVYRFTINPLVWWVWFAGMVLVVGGILTMWPGGGGIAETRRTQAGYEATLVGAENA, encoded by the coding sequence TTGTGGGTCGCACTACTGATCGGTGTGTTCGGCGCGGTGCTCTCGTTCTCGGGCAAATGGCAGGACCGTCCCGACCTTGAGCGGACCGTCATCCGGTCGTCCTACGCCCTCGCGGCCGCACTCCTGGTGGCCTCGCTGTCGCTCTGGAAGGGACTCTTCGCCCACGACTTCAACATCGAGTACGTGGCGTCGTACACCTCCAGGAATCTCCCGACGTACTACATCGTGTCGGCCTTCTGGGCCGGGCAGAAGGGCTCGCTGCTCTTCTGGGCGGTGGTGCTGGCCTGCTTCTCGGCAGTGGCCCAGTGGATCACCTCGCGCCGCTATGCCGATCTGCTACCGTACGTGGCGGGTGTCACGAACATCGTGGTGGCGTTCTTCGTCACCGTGATGCTCTTTGCGGCCAATCCCTTCGCCCGCCTGGCGTTCATCCCTGAGGACGGCCGCGGGCTCAATCCGCAGCTCCAGAATATCGGCATGGTCATGCATCCGCCGATGCTCTACCTCGGCTACATCAGCGTCACCATTCCCTTCGCGTTCGCCATTGCCGCCCTGCTCCGGCGCCGGCTCGACAGCGGCTGGATCGTGGCCATCCGGAAGTGGACCCTGGTCTCGTGGGTCTTCCTTTCAATCGGCATCGTGCTGGGCATGTGGTGGGCGTACGTGGAGCTCGGCTGGGGCGGCTACTGGGCGTGGGACCCGGTCGAGAACGCCAGCTTCCTGCCCTGGCTGACCATGACGGCGTTCCTGCACTCCGTCATGATTCAGGAGAAGCGGGGGATGCTCAAGCGATGGAACCTCTCGCTCATCGTCGCGACCTTCCTGCTGAGCATCTTCGGCACGTTCATTACGCGGTCCGGCGTCATCGCCAGCGTGCACAGCTTCACGCAGTCCAACGTCGGCTACTTCTTCCTGGCCTTCCTGCTCGTGGCGGGCGTGCTCAGCTTCACGATGCTGTATACGCGGTGGGACGAGTTGGAGCCTGACGCGAAGCTGGAATCCATGCTGAGCCGAGAAGCCGCCTTCCTCTTCAACAACCTGGCGCTGGTCGGCATCGCGTTCTCGGTGCTCTGGGGAACGCTCTTCCCGATCCTCTCCGAGGCGGTGCGGGGCAGCAAGATCACGGTGGGCCCCCCCTTCTTCAACCGGGTGAACGTGCCCCTCGGCCTCTTCCTGCTGGCGCTGACCGGAATCGGGCCGCTCATCGCCTGGCGCAAGGCGACCGCCCGCAACCTGCAGCGGCAGTTCGTGCTTCCCGTCTCCTTCGGGCTCCTCGTGACGCTGGCCCTCGTCATCGACGGGATGCGGGACCTCTACCCGATCATGACCATCGGGCTCGGCGCCTTCGTGCTTGGGACGGTGGTGCAGGAGTTCTATCGCGGCATCCGGGCCCGCCGCCGCATGCACGGCGAGTCGATCCCGGGGGCGTTCTTCAACCTGATCGCCCGGAACCGCCGCCGGTACGGTGGCTACATCGTGCACGTCGGCATCCTGCTGATGTTTATCGCCTTTACCGGGATGGCCTTCCGGGTTGACCAGGAAGCCACACTGAAGCCGGGTGAGTCGATCGAGATGCGGAGCCCGTACGGCGGCACGTACAAGCTGACCCACCTTGGGGTGTCGCAGTACAACGCCCTGAATCGCGTGGTGTCGGCGGCGACGGTCCAGGTCGACTACAACGGCAAGTCACTCGGTGTCATGAAGTCCGAGAAGCGCCAGCACGTGGACAGCTTCGGCCGGCCGACGTTCGAGCCGTCCACGGAAGTCGGCATCCGGAGCGACCTGAAGGAAGACCTCTATATCGTGTATGCCGGCTCGGTCAACGGGACGGAGGAAGCGGTCTACCGCTTCACGATCAATCCACTGGTCTGGTGGGTCTGGTTTGCGGGGATGGTGCTGGTCGTCGGCGGCATCCTGACCATGTGGCCCGGCGGCGGCGGTATCGCCGAGACGCGGCGCACCCAGGCCGGCTATGAGGCCACGCTGGTCGGCGCGGAGAACGCCTGA
- a CDS encoding cytochrome c maturation protein CcmE produces MKPGHKFLFGAVLIVGSVGLLMFQGVKETGVYFLTPTELASKASADPTFHNVGVKMGARVVPGSVVRDAATQTVDFKVTDGAQVYPVTYRGLVPDTFTDASDIEVVVEGRLGADGVFHATDVLAKCGSRYEATPEAPAA; encoded by the coding sequence ATGAAGCCTGGCCACAAGTTCCTCTTCGGCGCGGTGCTGATCGTCGGTAGCGTCGGCCTCTTGATGTTCCAGGGGGTAAAGGAGACGGGCGTCTATTTCCTCACCCCGACGGAGCTGGCCTCGAAGGCCTCCGCGGATCCCACCTTTCACAACGTCGGCGTCAAGATGGGCGCCCGCGTCGTGCCGGGGTCGGTCGTGCGGGACGCCGCCACCCAGACGGTGGACTTCAAGGTGACCGACGGCGCGCAGGTCTACCCGGTGACCTACCGCGGCCTGGTTCCCGACACCTTCACCGACGCCAGCGACATCGAGGTTGTGGTCGAAGGTCGGCTTGGCGCCGATGGCGTGTTCCACGCCACCGATGTGCTGGCCAAGTGCGGATCGCGCTACGAGGCCACTCCTGAAGCTCCCGCAGCCTGA